The DNA segment GCGAGCGGACGACGCAGGGTCACTTGGCCGCCTCCGGGTTCTTGAGGGCCGTACGGGCTTCCTTGGCGCCCAGCGGTGAGAAGCCGGGGTTCAGCTTCAGCGCGGCACCGAGGTGCTCGCGGGCGTTCTCGGCGTTGCCCGTGGCGCGTTCGATGACCCCGCGGTGGTACAGGAACGCGGCGCTGCGGTAGCCGGTGGCCGTGGCCCTGCGGGCGTAGGGCAGGGCTTCCTCGTCCTTGCCGTTGACGTGCAGTGCCCAGGCGAGGGCGTCCGCGGTGTGCACGGTGTGGCGGCGGTTCCACTCGGCGCGGGCGGCGCGCAGGGCGGACGCCTTGTCGCCGTGGTCGGCCGCCGCGAGGGCGGTGTCCAGGTCGGCGTTGACGCCGTTGGCGCGGGCTAGGGCCGTCCAGGCGTCGACGAGCGCGTACTGGTCGTCGGCCTCGGTCCGGTCACCGGCCGCCTCGTACAGCTCGCCGAGTTCGACGAGCGGACCCGGGAGCGGGTACCGGGACACGACGTCCTTCAGCCCCTTGATCGCGCCGGCCCTGTCTCCGCTCGCGGCCTGTGCGCGGGCGCGTCCTTCGAGCGCGGGGACGTAGTTCTCGTCGGCGGCGAGGGCGCGGGCGTAGTGGGTGAGAGCGGTGTCGTAGTCGCCCTGGTTCCAGGCGAGTTGGCCGAGCTGGGTGGCGACGAAAGCGATGTCGCCGGGGGCCACTGCGGAGGAGAGCGCCTGCTGCAGCACGCGCTCGGCCGTGGCGACGTCGCCGCGCAGTTCGCGCACGTACGCGTACCGCGTGAAGACCGGGACGCCCGGGCGGCGGTCGTCGGCGGTGTCGGCTGCCTTGGCGGCGTCGGGGTAGCGGCCGAGTTCGACGAGGGCGTCGATGCGGGTGCACAGGGCGCGTTCGCTGTAGGGGTTGATCTTCAGCGCCTGGTCGGCGTACTTCAGGGCGTCCTCGAAGTCGTGGCGGGCGGCGGCGAGGGCGGCCCGGCCGGCCAGGGCTTGGTCGTTGTCGGCGTTCAGCTCCAGTGAGCGCTTGAAGGCCTGCTCGGCCTGGGGGTAGCGGGAGGGGTCGCCCTTGGTGCGGGCCTGCTCGACGTAGGCGAGGCCCAGGGTGGCCCAGCTGCCGAAGTCCTTCGGCTGGTCGCGCAGGTGGGCCTGGAGGAGGAGATGCCCGCGTCGAGGTCGCCGGTGGCGAGGAGGCCGGGCGACACCGCAGCCGCCGCCGGGGTGAGGCTCTGGCTTGTGTCGTCGCGGGCGGCGCCGAGGGCGATGGAGCCGGCGGTGAGTGCTACGGCCAGCAGGGTGGCGCAGCCGGCGAGGTGGAGCGTGCGGCTGCGGCGTGCGGCTGCGGCGGCGCGGCGCAGGGCGGCTATGCGGGGCGCGCCCCCGCCAGTGGGCTCCGCCCCCTGGACCCCGGTCGGCCTGAAAGCCCTCGTCCTCAAACGCCGGACGGGCTGGAAGGCCTGCCGTGCCCGCCGTACGGCGGCCACGCGCTGCTCCTCGTTCTCCGGCGCGCTGTCGTTCGTACGCGGGGCCATGCCCTCTCCTCAACTGGCTTTCCTGCGACGGTGGTTGCTGCGTGCGGCGGCGCGGCCCGCGCCGTGGGGGATGAGTACTGCGCGGGCCGCGCCAGTTGGAGAGCCCGGTCGGGCAACGCCCGGCAAGGGGCGCGGGGAACTGCGCGGCCAGCCACACTGGGCCCGCAGACGACCGACTGCCGTTCCCGACGATGTCGCGGAGCGCCTAGTACGCCCGGTCCCGCATCCGGCGCCACCACATCAGGGCCCCGCCGATCAGCAGGATTCCCAGCGCTCCGGCGCCTGCCGAACCGGCGATCAGGGTCATGTCGTCCGTCCCGCCGGAGGCCCCGGTGGGCTGCAGCGCGTCGCCGAGCTGGCTGCGGACGTCCGTCTCGCCGTCCGTGCCCTTGGCGAGCGGGCCGCGGGAACCCTCGGTCGGGAGGGCGACGTAGGGGAAGGCCTTCTCGAAGTCCTTGTCGTTCTTGTCGACGGCGTCGCCCAGGTCGTTCTTGGCGCCGAGCAGTTCACCCTCGACGACCTGGAGCGAGGCGTCGATCACGTCGTCGGTGAGGCGCCGGCCGTTCGGGAAGCCGGCGTTGTCGCCGTCGAGGACACCGAGTCGCTTGGGTTCGGCGGTCGGCTTGATCGAGGTGTTCAGGCGCAGCATCTCCGAAGGCGTGACGTGCGGGGGCTGGTTGAGGCCCTTCACGCCCTTGAGGAAGACGTCGACGAGGTCGTTGCGCGGCTCGTCGGGCGCCGGGATCTTGTAGATCGCCTCGATGAGCTTCGGCAGCTCCGGGTTGGTGACGTTCTTCAGGAACTGGGCGTCCTCCCAGGGCGAGGACGCGTTGAACTTGTCCTTGTCCTTGATGGGGTTGACGACCTCGTTGACCAGCGGGCTGCCCAGGCGCGAGACCTGCTCGAAGTAGCCCTTGGCGTTCTTGCGCTGGGTCGTCGACCAGATGCCGACGATCGGCTGGTCAGCCGACTCGGCGATCATGTGCGTCGGGACCTGCAGGGCGATGGAGTTGACGTTGTAGCCCTTGAGCGTGTCGTTGCCGACCTCGGAGAGGTTGCCGCCGTACAGCAGGTCGAAGACGCGCAGGTCCAGGAAGAACGGGTCGTCGGCCTGTCCGGCGAACGAGGTGGCGTCGCCCGCGAGCTTGTGCACGGCCTGTTCGCGCAGCTTGGCGTAGTCCGGCATCGACGCCTTGCCGACGTTCGACGGCGCCACCGGTACGTCGTTGGCGACCTTCGTCTTCGACACCAGGTGCTGGTCCTTGAGCTTCAGCAGCTCGACGTCGTACGTCTGCGTGATGTTGAGGTCGGGGTCGTCCAGACTCTCGACCGGTCCCGTGTTGTACAGGAACGTCTTCTTGTTCTTGACGTGCGTCTTGAAGGTGAAGCGGTACAGCAGCTCGCCCTGCGCGTCACCGTTGTTGTCGATGTGGAGGTCGTACTGGGCGTCCTCGGCGAACGTGAAGAAGTTCGGTCCGCCGGCGGGCTCCTCGAACGGTATCCAGTTCGCGACGATCGTCGTCGTGTCCGGCCTGTCCGGGCTGACGAACGCGTACACGTCCGTGTTGTCGTACTGCGGAGTCCCCGAGATCAGCGGGGCCTCACGGTGGCTGGAGGCGGCGGCCGCCCCCGGTTCCAGCGCGGTCACACCGGCGGCTGCGAGCCCCCCGGCGGCCAGCGCACCGCATACGAGGGTCACGAGGCCCTTGCGTCCCGCACCGCTCCTGGAATTAGGTGTCATGCCGTCCGTCCTCAGTGCCAACTTGCCTGACGCACCGGGATTCGGAGCCGGGGACGGGCCGGATTGGTCGATCTCGAAAACAAATTTTTCGGCTGCTCGACCCGCTTTTTCGGTCCGTTGATCCGTAACCCCATCCGGAGGTGTGTTCGTTGCGAATACCTCGTGGGACAAGGCGGCCGAGATGCGGTCTGGCTGGAGGGGGAGACGAGTTGGAGGCGGACGAGCTGCTGGTGCTCGTGGCGGGCGGGGATCAGAAGGCGTTCGAGGAGCTGTACGGGCTGGTCTCCGGGCCGGTGTTCGGGCTCGTACGGCGGGTCGTGCGCGACCCCGCCCAGTCGGAGGAGGTGGCGCAGGAGGTGATGCTCGAACTGTGGCGGTCGGCCGCGAAGTTCGACCCCGGCCGGGGCAGTGCCCTGTCGTGGATCCTCACCCTCGCCCACCGCCGCGCCGTCGACCGGGTGCGCAGCGCCCGCGCGGCCGGCGAGCGCGAGCAGCGCGAGGCACTGCGCGCGAACCACCCTGCGTTCGACCATGTCGCCGAGGAGGTCGAGGCCGGCCTCGAACGCGAGTGGGTGCGGCGCTGCCTGGAGCGGCTCACGGCACTGCAACGTCAGTCCGTCACCCTCGCCTACTACGACGGCTACACCTACCGTGAAGTGGCCGAGCGGCTCTCCCTGCCGCTCGGCACGGTCAAGACCCGGATGCGCGACGGACTCACCCAGCTGCGCAAGTGCCTGGGAGGTGTCGCGTGAGCTTCGTCGACCGACTGCTCCGGCGCGAGGACCTGCACTCCCTCGCCGCCCCCTACGCGCTCGACGCCCTGGAACCGGGCGAGCGGTACCGCTTCGAGAAGCACCTGAGGAACTGCGCCCTGTGTGCAGCCGAGGTGCGCGCCCTGTCCGAGGACGCCGCGCGCCTCGCCTGGTCTGCGGCCGCGGCGCCGCCCGCCGCGATGCGCGACCGGGTGCTGGCCGCCGTACGGACGACCCCGCAGGAGTCCGCCGGGCGAGAGGCCGGACGGGAGCCGGCACGCGCGCGTGCCACCCAGCTGCCGCCGCATGTGTGGGGGAACCAGCCGCCGCCGCGCACCCGTGCGACCAGGACGCGCCCCTTGCTGGCGCCGTTCGCCACCCTCACGGCCGCCGCCGCCCTCGTCGTCGCGTCCCTCTTCGCCGTCCAGGCGACCAAGACACAGGATCAGCTGGACGCCCAGCGCGCGCGGGCAAGTGAGATCGCTAACGTTCTCGCCGCACCCGACGCCCGGGCGACCTCCGGTGAGGACGCTGAGGGGCGGACGATCGGAGTGGTCGCCTCCGCATCGGAGGGGCGCGCGATCGTCACTCTGAGCGGCTACGGCGATCTGCCGAGCGGCCGAGTGCACCAGCTCTGGCAGATGCGCCCCGATGTGCAACCGCGCTCCCTCGGGCTCTTCGACGGCGACACGCCCTTGCTGGCGTCCGGTCTCGACAAGTCGGCGACGTCACTGGCTGTGACCGTGGAGCCGGACGGAGGGTCTTCGCAGCCCACCAGCCAGCCCGTTGTCCAACTCGCCCTGAAATCGGTTGGATTCGGAGAGTAATCACGGACGAGTCGTCAACACCCTTACGGGGAAGGTGAATCCTGTGACCGCGATACACGAGTGCCCCACCGGGGAGATAGGGTTAACCTGCCCGGGCCGGGTGGACTCGTACGGGTGGGGAGTGACATGGATCAGATAACAGTGCGCAGCAGGGCCAGGGTCCCTGCGATCACCTGCGGGAGCAGCGCGACCAGTTCGCGCCTCGACCGCCACCTCTCGGTGCTGGCGGGTCCCGCCGTGCCGCAGACGGAGGCGGCCGAAGCGACCTCGCTGATGCGTGAGCTGACCAGTCGTGACACCCCGCACGCGCGTAGCGACCAGGGTGCGCGGGTCCGCCGCGTCTCGCTCTTCGCCCCGCTGCGTCGACTGCGTCGTTCGCTGTTCGGCGGCCGCTGACTCGCACCGGCGTTCCCCGAACGATTTCGCAAAGCCCGCGCTCGGCAACCACTCCGACCCGGCGCCGCGCTGTCGTCGCCGTCATCCCCACGGCACGCAGCGACGCTCGGAGCGCTACCCCGGCGCGGGCCCAACCCAGAACTCCACCCACCCCGCTCCTCGGCCCACGTCCGCCCCACGCAACACCTGGGGCACGTACGGACGTTGACGGGCCACCCTGCACGAGCCGACGACCGCGTCGGCGACCCACCGGGCCGCCGACGCGGTCGTCGCGTCATTCAGTCGGCGGACGTCACCCCTCCCCACGCGTATACCGGCGAACCGCGAGCGGTGCGAACACCGCTATGAGCACCGCACACCAGGCCAGCGACCCGGCGACCGGATGGGCGACCGGCCAGGCGGCTCCGTCCGGTACCGGCGCGTTGCCGAAGAGGTCCCGCAGGGCCGTGGAGACCGCGCTGATCGGATTCCACTCGGCGAGGGTGCGCAGCCAGCCCGGCAGGCCATCGGTCGGGATGTACGCGTTGGACAGCAGCGGCAGGATGAAGGTGGCCCCGCCCAGCTGACCGGCGGCCTCCTCGTTCCGGGTCAGCAGCCCCAGGAAGATCCCGACCCATGTCGTCGCGAACCGGAACAGCAGCAACAGCCCCACCGCGCCCGCCGCTTCGAGCGCGGACCCCTCGATCCGCCAGCCCACCGCGAGCCCGACCAGCAGGAACGGCACCGTCCCGGCGGCCGTCACCAGCAGATCCGCGGCCGCCTGGCCGAGCGGCACGGCGGCCCGGCTCACCGGCAGCGTCCGCAGGCGGTCCATTACGCCGCGGTGGGTGTCCTGGGCGGCCTGGAACATGCCGGTCATGAGCCCGTTGGCCGCGGTCGCCACCAGCAGGCCCGGTACCAGGAAGGACCGGTACTCGGCGCCGGGCATGGCCAGCGCGCTGCCGAGGACGTAGCCGAAGAACAGCAGCATGGTGATCGGCATGGTCTGGGTCAGGATCAGCAGACCCGGGTTGTTGCGGAGCCGCCGCAGCTGCCGGCCCAGCATCGCGCCGCCGTCGTACGCGAGGGTGCTCATGCCGCACGCTCCTCTTCCTGGGGGGCCTGGGGGGCCTGGGGGTCCTGGCTTTCCTGGGTGAGTTGCAGGAACACGTCGTCGAGCGTCGGCGGTTTGAGGCTCGCGTCCAGCAACGGCACGCCCGCCGCGTCGAGTTCGCGTACCAGACGGGGCAGCGTGAGTGTCCCGTCCCGGGTGACCGCGGCGACGGCCCGCCGCTCGCGGTCGAACGACGGCTCGGCGCCGGTGAGTTGGTCCAGTACGGCCGCCGCCTTCACCATGACGTCCGCGTCGGTGACTACGACCTCGACAAGTGCGCCGATGGCCGACTTGAACTGCGCCGGTGAGCCCGAGTGCGCGACCCGCCCCCGGTCCACCAGGGCGATCTCGTCGGCGAGTTGGTCGGCCTCCTCCAGGTACTGCGTGGTCAGCAGCACGGTCGTGCCCTCGGCGGTCAGCTCCCGCACGGCGTCCCAGATCCGGTTGCGGCTGGCGGGGTCGAGGCCGGTCGTGGGCTCGTCCAGGAACAGCACGTCGGGGCGGCGCACGAGGCTAGCCGCCAGATCGAGGCGGCGCCGCATCCCGCCCGAGTACGTGGACGCCGGCCGGTCGGCCGCCTCGGTCAGCCCGAAGCGGTCCAGGAGCTCGCCGGCCCGCTCGGCCGGCCCGCGCACCCGGTGCAGCCGGGCGAACAGGCGGAGGTTCTGGCGGCCGGTGAGCTCGCCGTCGACCGAGGCGTACTGGCCGGTGACGCCGATGCTGCGGCGGACGGCCGCCGGGTCCCGGAGCAGGTCGTGCCCGGCGACCCGGGCCGACCCGGCGTCCGGGCGCAGCAGCGTGGTGAGGAGCCGTACGGCCGTGGTCTTGCCCGCGCCGTTCGGGCCGAGGAGGCCGCAGACGGTGCCCTGCGCGACGGCCAGATCGAGTCCGCGCAGGGCGTGGACCTCGCCGAATCGCTTCTCCAGGCCTTCACTAAGTACAGCGTACGTAGAAGTCATGGGTCGACCATAGCGCACTACGTACGCTGTACGTAACTAGGATGGTGGTCGAGGTGATGATCGATGGCGGGCAAGGCGGCCGAACCCCAAGTGATCTGGGCGCGTCCCGAGCGGACCGGGCGTGGCCCCAGGCCCGCGTTCACACGGGCGGACATCGCGGCTGCGGCGGTGCGGATCGCCGACACCGGTGGGCTGGATGCCGTGTCCATGCGGCATGTCGCGGCCGAGCTGGGCTGCGGGACGATGTCGCTGTACAACTACGTCCCCCGTAAGGAGGACCTGTACGAGCTGATGATCGACGCGATCGGTGCCGAGCACGACATCCGGGAGCCCTCCGGCGACTGGCGTGCCGACATGATCCGCAACGCGCAGGAGACCCGCGCCATCATGCACCGCCACACCTGGGTGCCGCGGCTGATGTCAGGGGTGTACGGCTTCAGCCCCAACACCCTGCGCTACCTGGAGCACTGCCTGGCCTGTCTCGAACCGCTCGACGTTCCGTCCAACGTGAAGATGGAGCTGGTCGCGCTGCTCAACGGCGTGGTGACGACGTACACCGCGAACGAGATCGCCACCGCCGAGCGCACCCGTGCCATGCCCTGGTCCGAGGAGGAGGAGAACGCGGTCCGCATCGCCTACCTCGGCAGCCAGGTCGCCACCGGCAACTATCCGCGCCTCGCCGCGGCCTTCATGGCGGACAGCGGGCCGATCGACCTGGAGGCGGTGTTCAGGCGGGCGCTCGAACGGGTGCTGGACGCCTTCGACCCCGACCGGCGTTAGATCAGCGCGAGTTGCCCCTCGGGGCCTTCTTCGTGGCCGTCCAGCACCGAGGCCGGCCTGCGGGCCGACTCCGGGACCGGCAGGACGCCTGCCGTGCGGAGGTCGGTCGCGGTGATGGCCGACGTCAACTCCTGGTCGCGTGCCTGGAGTTCCGCCAGCAGCGCCAGGACCGTGATCAGTTCCAGCAGCTCCGACGTCCACCCCTGCGGCCAGGTCGCCGGGCGGATCGCCGCCAGCGTGCCGGGCTCGGGCTCCCTGACCCGGGCGGTGAACCACTGCTCCAGCACCCTCGCGCCGGCCATCTCGAAGTCCCAGGCCTCCGGCGGCACGGGGGAGATGCGGCCCTCGTCGAGGTGGAGCGTCTCCTCGTTACGGTCGTAGTGGAGGGCCGGGGGGCGGGCGGGGAGCGGGGCGCGGACGTAGGGGCGACGGCCGCCGGGGAGCTTCGGGCGGTCCCCGTCGCGGCGCATCAGCCACAGCATGCGGTGGCCCGACTCGACACCACGCGCCCAGAGTCCGGGGTCCTGCGGGAGCGGAACGGTGAGGTCGGGGCGGGCGGCGGCCAGGATCCAGGCCAGCACGTCCACCGGCGCGGGGGAGTGGCCCAGCCGGGAGGCGAGATACCGCAGCAGGCCGGGGGCCAGGTTGGGTTCCGCGCCTCCGGGGCGGCGGTACAGCGGGCGGACGCGGCCCGGGCGCAGCAGCGGCAGCAGAGAGGTCGCCAGCAGCGAGGAGTCGGGGATCTCCAGGACGAAGACCTGCCGCTCGTCCGCCACCCGCCACAGCTCGGGGCGGGCCGCGTCGATCAGACGGTGGTCGGGGATCAGCCACTGCTCGTCGAACGGGGCGTGCAGCACCCGCACCGGCTCCGGGCAGGGGCCCGAGGCGCGGATCAGCTTCTCCGTGCCGGTGGTCTGGCCGGGCAGCTGTCCGACCGCCGAGTGCAGGGTGCGGGAGCGCGTCGGCTCCAGCAGGGCGTCCCGGTCCGGACCCTCGGCCTTCACGAAGGCGTCCCAGCGGGCCTTCAGGGACGCCGCGTCGGGGCCCGTCGGCCACGCCCGGCCGAGCCGCGGCGGTGCGACGGACCACGGCATGAGGTCCGCCAGCAGCGGAGCGTCGTCGTGCGTCACGCTGGGCATCGTACGACCTGGCTACGACACATGGGTCAGGTGGCGTCCAGGGTCACCGTGAAGGAGAAGCGGTCGCCGCGGTAGTGGATGACCGCGGCGTCGAGGACACGCCCCTCCGCGTCGTACGTCACCCCCGTGTAGTGCAGGATCGGGCTGAGCAGCGGGACTTGCAGCAGCCGTGCCGTCTCCGGGTCGGCCAGCCGTGCCTCCACCGTGTCCGTGATGCGGCTGATGTCCGCCCCGACGACGTCCCGCAGCACCTTGGTCATCGGCCAGCGGACGAGGTCGTCCAGGTCGATGCGCGCGGCCAGTTCGGGGCGGACGTAGTTGCGGGCGTGGTTGGTCGGCTCGCCCGACTTCTCCTCACTGCGCAGACGGTGGTACGTCGCCACCTCGTCGAGACCCGGGAAGAATTCCGCGACTTCGGCGGGTACGGGTGCCGTGCCGTGGTCCAGCAGCTCCGTGACCATGCCGGACTGCTGGGCCACGATCGCGTCCACCGAGCCGAGCAGTCGCACGGGGGCCCCCGGGAGGGCGTCCGGCTCGATGAAGGTGCCGCGTCTGCGGTGGCGGGTGATCAGGCCCTCGTCCTCCAGTTCCTTCAGTGCCTGCCGCATGGTCAGCACGCTCACGCCGTAGTGCTCCGCCAACTGCTCCTCGGTGGGCAGGCGCAGCGCGTCCTGCGGCCGGCGGCCCAGTATCGAGGCGCGCAGTGACTGCGACACCTGGTACCAGAGCGGCAGTTTGCGGTTCAGGACGATGGAGTCCGGGGCGAAGGAGGTCACGGGGCCATCCGTACCGGTCGGGGATCTTTACTGCAAGGGGCGGAAGTGCCGTTCCATGCCGTGCCAGACGTCGTCGTAGCGCTTCTGCAGGTGCTCGGCGCGGGCCGCGTGCGGAGTCAGGGTGAGTGGCCAGCGCGTCTCGAACATGAAGGCCAGACCGTCGTCGATCTTCTGCGGCTTCAGCTCGGCCGCGCTCGCCCGGTCGAACGTCTCCCGGTCCGGGCCGTGCGCCGACATCATGTTGTGCAGCGACCCGCCACCGGGCACGAAGCCCTCCGCCTTCGCGTCGTAGGCGCCCTCGATGAGGCCCATGTACTCGCTCATCACGTTCCGGTGGAAGTACGGCGGCCGGAAGGTGTCCTCGCCCACCAGCCAGCGCGGCGCGAACACGACGAAGTCGACGCCCGCGAGGCCCGGTGTGTCCGAAGGGGACGTCAGCACCGTGAAGATCGACGGGTCGGGGTGGTCGTAGGAGATGGTGCCGATCACATTGAAACGGCGCAGGTCATAGATGTACGGCACATGGTTGCCGTGCCAGGCGACCACGTCGAGCGGGGAGTGGTCGTACGTGGCCGTCCAGAGGTTGCCGCAGAACTTGTTCACCACCTCCACCGGGCCCTCGACGTCCTCGTACGCGGCCACCGGTGCCTTGAAGTCCCGTGCGTTCGCGAGGCCGTTGGCGCCGATCGGACCGAGGTCGGGGAGGTGGAAGGGCGCCCCGTAGTTCTCGCACACATAGCCGCGGGCGGAGGCATCCAGCAGTTCTACACGGAAGCGCACCCCACGCGGAACCAGCGCCACATGTCCCGGCTCCACATGGAGCAGCCCGAACTCCGTGCGCAGCAGCAGCCCGCCCTGCTCCGGCACGATCAGCAGCTCGCCGTCGGCGTCGCTGAAGACGCGGTCCATCGAGGAGGTGGCGTGATACAGGTGCACGGCCATGCCGGTGCGCTGGGTGGCATCA comes from the Streptomyces sp. NBC_00443 genome and includes:
- a CDS encoding DUF4331 domain-containing protein, yielding MTPNSRSGAGRKGLVTLVCGALAAGGLAAAGVTALEPGAAAASSHREAPLISGTPQYDNTDVYAFVSPDRPDTTTIVANWIPFEEPAGGPNFFTFAEDAQYDLHIDNNGDAQGELLYRFTFKTHVKNKKTFLYNTGPVESLDDPDLNITQTYDVELLKLKDQHLVSKTKVANDVPVAPSNVGKASMPDYAKLREQAVHKLAGDATSFAGQADDPFFLDLRVFDLLYGGNLSEVGNDTLKGYNVNSIALQVPTHMIAESADQPIVGIWSTTQRKNAKGYFEQVSRLGSPLVNEVVNPIKDKDKFNASSPWEDAQFLKNVTNPELPKLIEAIYKIPAPDEPRNDLVDVFLKGVKGLNQPPHVTPSEMLRLNTSIKPTAEPKRLGVLDGDNAGFPNGRRLTDDVIDASLQVVEGELLGAKNDLGDAVDKNDKDFEKAFPYVALPTEGSRGPLAKGTDGETDVRSQLGDALQPTGASGGTDDMTLIAGSAGAGALGILLIGGALMWWRRMRDRAY
- a CDS encoding sigma-70 family RNA polymerase sigma factor → MEADELLVLVAGGDQKAFEELYGLVSGPVFGLVRRVVRDPAQSEEVAQEVMLELWRSAAKFDPGRGSALSWILTLAHRRAVDRVRSARAAGEREQREALRANHPAFDHVAEEVEAGLEREWVRRCLERLTALQRQSVTLAYYDGYTYREVAERLSLPLGTVKTRMRDGLTQLRKCLGGVA
- a CDS encoding anti-sigma factor; this encodes MSFVDRLLRREDLHSLAAPYALDALEPGERYRFEKHLRNCALCAAEVRALSEDAARLAWSAAAAPPAAMRDRVLAAVRTTPQESAGREAGREPARARATQLPPHVWGNQPPPRTRATRTRPLLAPFATLTAAAALVVASLFAVQATKTQDQLDAQRARASEIANVLAAPDARATSGEDAEGRTIGVVASASEGRAIVTLSGYGDLPSGRVHQLWQMRPDVQPRSLGLFDGDTPLLASGLDKSATSLAVTVEPDGGSSQPTSQPVVQLALKSVGFGE
- a CDS encoding ABC transporter permease, which encodes MSTLAYDGGAMLGRQLRRLRNNPGLLILTQTMPITMLLFFGYVLGSALAMPGAEYRSFLVPGLLVATAANGLMTGMFQAAQDTHRGVMDRLRTLPVSRAAVPLGQAAADLLVTAAGTVPFLLVGLAVGWRIEGSALEAAGAVGLLLLFRFATTWVGIFLGLLTRNEEAAGQLGGATFILPLLSNAYIPTDGLPGWLRTLAEWNPISAVSTALRDLFGNAPVPDGAAWPVAHPVAGSLAWCAVLIAVFAPLAVRRYTRGEG
- a CDS encoding ATP-binding cassette domain-containing protein, whose protein sequence is MTSTYAVLSEGLEKRFGEVHALRGLDLAVAQGTVCGLLGPNGAGKTTAVRLLTTLLRPDAGSARVAGHDLLRDPAAVRRSIGVTGQYASVDGELTGRQNLRLFARLHRVRGPAERAGELLDRFGLTEAADRPASTYSGGMRRRLDLAASLVRRPDVLFLDEPTTGLDPASRNRIWDAVRELTAEGTTVLLTTQYLEEADQLADEIALVDRGRVAHSGSPAQFKSAIGALVEVVVTDADVMVKAAAVLDQLTGAEPSFDRERRAVAAVTRDGTLTLPRLVRELDAAGVPLLDASLKPPTLDDVFLQLTQESQDPQAPQAPQEEERAA
- a CDS encoding TetR/AcrR family transcriptional regulator, which produces MAGKAAEPQVIWARPERTGRGPRPAFTRADIAAAAVRIADTGGLDAVSMRHVAAELGCGTMSLYNYVPRKEDLYELMIDAIGAEHDIREPSGDWRADMIRNAQETRAIMHRHTWVPRLMSGVYGFSPNTLRYLEHCLACLEPLDVPSNVKMELVALLNGVVTTYTANEIATAERTRAMPWSEEEENAVRIAYLGSQVATGNYPRLAAAFMADSGPIDLEAVFRRALERVLDAFDPDRR
- a CDS encoding type ISP restriction/modification enzyme — protein: MPSVTHDDAPLLADLMPWSVAPPRLGRAWPTGPDAASLKARWDAFVKAEGPDRDALLEPTRSRTLHSAVGQLPGQTTGTEKLIRASGPCPEPVRVLHAPFDEQWLIPDHRLIDAARPELWRVADERQVFVLEIPDSSLLATSLLPLLRPGRVRPLYRRPGGAEPNLAPGLLRYLASRLGHSPAPVDVLAWILAAARPDLTVPLPQDPGLWARGVESGHRMLWLMRRDGDRPKLPGGRRPYVRAPLPARPPALHYDRNEETLHLDEGRISPVPPEAWDFEMAGARVLEQWFTARVREPEPGTLAAIRPATWPQGWTSELLELITVLALLAELQARDQELTSAITATDLRTAGVLPVPESARRPASVLDGHEEGPEGQLALI
- a CDS encoding GntR family transcriptional regulator, which encodes MTSFAPDSIVLNRKLPLWYQVSQSLRASILGRRPQDALRLPTEEQLAEHYGVSVLTMRQALKELEDEGLITRHRRRGTFIEPDALPGAPVRLLGSVDAIVAQQSGMVTELLDHGTAPVPAEVAEFFPGLDEVATYHRLRSEEKSGEPTNHARNYVRPELAARIDLDDLVRWPMTKVLRDVVGADISRITDTVEARLADPETARLLQVPLLSPILHYTGVTYDAEGRVLDAAVIHYRGDRFSFTVTLDAT
- the hmgA gene encoding homogentisate 1,2-dioxygenase, whose translation is MSGDTRKTAEGLTYLSGFGNEHSSEAVPGALPEGRNSPQRAPLGLYAEQVSGSAFTEPRAHNRRSWLYRIRPSAAHPAFTRTDNGAIRTAPFTQSEPDPNRLRWNPLPEPAPGTDFLAGLWTLGGNGDATQRTGMAVHLYHATSSMDRVFSDADGELLIVPEQGGLLLRTEFGLLHVEPGHVALVPRGVRFRVELLDASARGYVCENYGAPFHLPDLGPIGANGLANARDFKAPVAAYEDVEGPVEVVNKFCGNLWTATYDHSPLDVVAWHGNHVPYIYDLRRFNVIGTISYDHPDPSIFTVLTSPSDTPGLAGVDFVVFAPRWLVGEDTFRPPYFHRNVMSEYMGLIEGAYDAKAEGFVPGGGSLHNMMSAHGPDRETFDRASAAELKPQKIDDGLAFMFETRWPLTLTPHAARAEHLQKRYDDVWHGMERHFRPLQ